A section of the Indicator indicator isolate 239-I01 chromosome 39, UM_Iind_1.1, whole genome shotgun sequence genome encodes:
- the TOP2A gene encoding LOW QUALITY PROTEIN: DNA topoisomerase 2-alpha (The sequence of the model RefSeq protein was modified relative to this genomic sequence to represent the inferred CDS: substituted 1 base at 1 genomic stop codon) produces MELQETLAPLRSADDNIRVAKGDGPKKQLSVEHIYQKKTQLEHILLRPDTYIGSVELVTQQMWVFDEDVGLNCRDVTFVPGLYKIFDEILVNAADNKQRDKNMSCIRVTIDVENNTISVWNNGKGIPVVEHKVEKVYVPALIFGQLLTSSNYDDNEKKVTGGRNGYGAKLCNIFSTKFTVETACHEYKKLFKQTWTNNMGNAGEMKLKYYDGEDYTCVTFQPDLSKFKMKILDKDIVALMSRRAYDIAGSTKDVKVFLNGQRLPVKGFRSYVDLYLKDKVDETGNALKVIHEEVNSRWEVCLTLSEKGFQQVSFVNSIATTKGGRHVDYVADQLVTKLIDVVKKKNKNGVGVKPFQVKNHMWIFVNCLIENPTFDSQTKENMTLQAKSFGSTCKLSEKFIKGAVSCGIVESILNWVKFKAQSQLNKKCSAVKHTKIKGVPKLDDANDAGSKNSLDCTLILTEGDSAKTLAVSGLGVVGRDKYGVFPLRGKMLNVREASHKQIMENAEINNIIKIVGLQYKKDYEDQESLKTLRYGKIMIMTDQDQDGSHIKGLLINFIHHNWPSLLKHNFLEEFITPIIKASKNKEEIAFYSIPEFEEWKINTRNYNSWKIKYYKGLGTSTSKEAKEYFADMAKHRIGFRYSGPEDDAAITLAFSKKKVDERKEWLTSFMQDRRERKLHGLPEEYLYGKNRDYLTYNDFINKELVLFSNSDNERSIPSLVDGLKPGQRKVLFTCFKRNDKREVKVAQLAGSVAEMSSYHHGEASLMMTIINLAQNFVGSNNLNLLQPIGQFGTRLHGGKDSASPRYIFTMLSPLARLLFPAMDDNVLKFLYDDNQRVEPEWYIPIVPMVLINGAEGIGTGWSCKIPNFDIREVVNNIRRLIDGEELLPMLPSYKNFKGTIDELGPNQYIISGEVSIIDSTTIEITELPVRTWTQTYKEQVLEPMLNGTEKTPPLITDYKEYHTDTTVKFVVKMTEAKLAEAQAAGLHRVFKLQTSLTCNSMVLFDHVGFLKKYDSPQDILKEFFELRLHYYSLRKEWLIGMLTAEATKLSNQARFILEKIDGKIVIENKPKKELVQLLVQRGYASDPVKAWKESQNEEEEKGEEEEESDKEATAAAGPDFNYLLNMPMWYLTKEKKEELCTQRNNKVKELENLKSKSASDLWKEDLAVFVEELDVVEAKQKQDELEGCVGKPLKVKGGKTKVKKLQAAEVMPSPHGVRVVPQITAEMKAEAEKKTRKKVKSEKNESDENQEEGDKEFSGIKQRLAKKLNTEKGVKRQATLPFRPLKKKKRNPWSDSESDSEPDFEALPQREKVVRQAAAKAKPIISLDSDENLSSSDEESEFQASSDGSIESDTSTKAKPLPKPKAAPKXKAAKAPKLKAVQSAAPAEAQVVADDNLSVAPADPPPLMPQKKTTLSKKTAAAEKVAATKEHQPSIMEILARKKVPKAGKTTAKQKSEALELGPQGDERPGPNKGRKVTKRQPKGSHSDSDSDFGPSASIPAKKSKLDDDSSSSAGGSQPVVTTARTRPGRTKKPVQYLEESDEDDLF; encoded by the exons AGAGAACAACACCATCAGCGTGTGGAACAACGGCAAAGGTATTCCAGTGGTTGAACACAAAGTGGAGAAGGTCTACGTGCCTGCTCTCATCTTTGGGCAGCTGCTCACATCCAGCAACTATGATGACAACGAAAAGAAAGTCACAG GTGGGCGAAATGGTTATGGAGCCAAACTGTGCAACATATTTAGCACCAAGTTCACTGTGGAAACTGCATGTCATGAATACAAGAAGTTATTCAAGCAG aCCTGGACAAACAACATGGGGAATGCTGGTGAAATGAAGCTGAAGTATTATGATGGAGAAGATTACACCTGTGTCACCTTCCAGCCTGATCTGTCCAAGTTCAAGATGAAGATTCTGGACAAAGACATCGTGGCACTGATGTCTCGCAGGGCCTACGACATTGCTGGCTCCACAAAGGATGTCAAAGTGTTCCTCAATGGACAGAGGCTACCT GTGAAGGGATTCCGCAGCTATGTGGACCTCTACCTGAAGGACAAAGTAGATGAAACTGGGAATGCACTTAAGGTCATCCATGAGGAGGTGAATTCTCGATGGGAAGTGTGTTTGACTTTGAGTGAAAAAGGCTTCCAGCAAGTTAGCTTTGTCAACAGCATTGCCACCACCAAG GGTGGCAGACACGTTGATTATGTAGCTGACCAGCTGGTGACAAAACTCATTGATGTGgtgaaaaagaagaataaaaatggaGTTGGAGTGAAGCCTTTTCAG GTGAAGAACCACATGTGGATTTTTGTGAATTGCTTGATTGAAAACCCAACCTTTGACTCTCAGACAAAAGAGAATATGACCCTGCAGGCCAAGAGCTTTGGCTCAACCTGCAAACTGAGTGAAAAATTCATCAAGGGG GCAGTTTCCTGTGGCATTGTGGAAAGTATCCTAAACTGGGTAAAATTCAAAGCTCAGAGCCAGCTGAATAAGAAATGTTCAGCTGTCAAGCACACCAAGATTAAAGGTGTTCCTAAACTGGATGATGCCAACGATGCTG GCAGCAAAAATTCTTTGGATTGTACTCTGATCCTGACTGAGGGGGACTCAGCCAAGACTCTGGCTGTGTCTGGTCTGGGAGTGGTTGGGAGAGACAAATACGGAGTTTTCCCTCTCCGTGGGAAAATGCTCAATGTCAGGGAAGCTTCTCACAAGCAG ATCATGGAAAATGCTGAAATCAACAACATCATCAAGATTGTGGGGCTGCAATACAAGAAGGACTACGAAGACCAAGAATCTCTGAAGACTCTTCGCTATGGGAAGATTATGATCATGACAGATCAG GACCAAGATGGATCACATATCAAAGGTTTGCTGATTAACTTCATCCATCACAACTGGCCATCTCTCCTAAAACACAACTTCTTGGAGGAATTTATTACCCCCATCATAAAG GCCTCTAAAAACAAGGAGGAAATTGCATTCTACAGCATTCCTGAGTTTGAGGAATGGAAAATCAACACAAGGAACTACAACTCCTGGAAAATCAAGTACTACAAAG GTTTGGGTACCAGCACATCAAAGGAGGCTAAGGAGTACTTTGCAGATATGGCAAAGCATCGAATTGGCTTCAGATACTCGGGGCCTGAAGATGATGCTGCGATCACCCTG GCCTTTAGCAAGAAGAAGGTGGATGAGAGGAAGGAGTGGTTGACAAGCTTCATGCAGGACAGACGAGAACGGAAGCTCCATGGCCTGCCTGAG GAATACCTGTATGGGAAAAATAGGGATTACCTGACCTACAATGACTTCATCAACAAGGAGCTGGTGCTGTTCTCCAACTCAGACAACGAGAGATCCATCCCATCCCTGGTTGATG GTCTGAAGCCAGGGCAAAGGAAAGTTCTGTTCACTTGTTTCAAGCGAAACGACAAGCGGGAGGTGAAGGTTGCTCAGCTGGCTGGCTCTGTAGCTGAGATGTCCTCATACCATCATGGTGAG GCCTCACTGATGATGACCATCATTAACTTGGCTCAGAACTTTGTGGGCAGTAACAACCTCAACTTGCTGCAGCCCATTGGGCAGTTTGGCACAAGGCTGCACGGTGGGAAGGACTCTGCCAGCCCTCGATACATCTTCACCATGCTCAG ccctctggcacGGCTGCTGTTCCCTGCAATGGATGACAACGTCCTGAAGTTCCTTTATGATGACAACCAGCGTGTGGAGCCCGAGTGGTACATCCCTATCGTGCCCATGGTGCTGATCAACGGCGCCGAGGGCATCGGCACCGGCTGGTCCTGCAAGATCCCCAACTTCGAcatcagggaggtggtgaacaACATCCGGAGGCTGATAGATGGAGAGGAGCTACTGCCAATG CTTCCCAGTTACAAGAACTTCAAAGGCACCATAGATGAGCTGGGACCTAACCAGTACATAATCAGTGGGGAGGTGTCCATCATTGACTCTACAACCATTGAGATCACAGAGCTGCCTGTCAGGACATGGACACAG ACTTACAAAGAGCAAGTTCTGGAGCCGATGCTGAATGGGACTGAGAAGACTCCACCACTAATCACAGACTACAAAGAGTACCACACAGACACCACAGTCAAGTTTGTGGTGAAGATGACTGAAGCCAAGCTGGCTGAGGCTCAAGCAGCGGGGCTGCACAGGGTCTTCAAACTCCAAACCAGCTTAACCTGCAACTCCATG gtcctttttgACCACGTTGGCTTTCTCAAGAAGTATGACTCCCCCCAGGACATTCTGAAGGAGTTCTTTGAGCTCAGGCTCCACTACTACAGCCTGAGGAAGGAGTGGCTCATTGGCATGCTGACTGCTGAGGCCACCAAGCTCAGCAACCAGGCTCgtttcatcctggagaagattGATGGCAAGATTGTGATCG aaaacaaacccaagaaggAGCTGGTTCAGCTGCTTGTACAGAGGGGGTATGCATCAGACCCAGTGAAGGCCTGgaaggagtcacagaatgag gaagaagagaaaggggaggaagaggaggagagtgaCAAGGAagcaacagctgctgctggcccagaCTTCAACTACCTGTTGAACATGCCCATGTGGTATCTGactaaggagaagaaagaggagctCTGCACACAGAGAAATAACAAA GTCAAGGAGCTGGAAAACCTGAAGAGCAAGAGTGCCTCTGACCTGTGGAAGGAAGACCTGGCTGTCTTTGTGGAAGAACTTGAT GTGGTGGAGGCCAAGCAGAAGCAGGATGAGCTGGAAGGCTGTGTGGGCAAACCTTTGAAGGTGAAAGGAGGGAAAACCAAAGTGAAgaagctgcaagcagcagaagTGATGCCATCCCCTCATGGTGTGAGGGTTGTGCCTCAGATCACTGCAGAGAtgaaggcagaggcagagaagaaaaccagaaagaaagtAAAG AGTGAGAAAAACGAATCTGATGAGAATCAAGAAGAAGGAGACAAAGAATTTTCAGGCATTAAGCAGAGATTGGCAAAGAAGCTTAACACTGAGAAAG GGGTGAAGAGACAGGCCACCCTGCCGTTCAGGCcactgaagaagaagaaacgaAACCCTTGGTCTGACTCAGAGTCTGATTCTGAACCTGACTTTGAAGCTCTCCCTCAAAGAGAGAAAGTTGTTCGGCAGGCAGCAG ccaaAGCCAAGCCCATCATCAGCTTGGACTCGGATGAGAATCTCTCCAGCTCGGATGAGGAGTCAGAATTCCAAGCCAGCAGCGATGGCAGCATTGAATCAGACACCAGCACCAAAGCAAAACCTTTGCCCAAGCCCAAAGCTGCTCCAAAGTGA AAAGCAGCCAAAGCTCCCAAGCTGAAGGCAGTGCAAAGTGCAGCCCCTG CTGAAGCCCAAGTTGTGGCTGATGACAACCTGAGTGTAGCTCCTGCAGATCCTCCTCCCCTCATGCCTCAGAAGAAGACGACTCTGTCCAAAaaaactgcagcagctgagaaggTTGCAGCCACCAAGG AGCACCAGCCATCCATCATGGAGATTCTGGCCAGGAAAAAGGTGCCCAAGGCTGGCAAGaccacagcaaagcagaagtCTGAGGCACTGGAGCTGGGCCCACAGGGTGACGAGAGGCCTGGGCCGAACAAGGGGCGCAAGGTCACCAAGAGGCAGCCCAAGGGCTCCCATTCGGATTCAGACTCAGATTTTGGGCCTTCAGCTTCCATTCCAGCAAAG aAATCCAAGCTGGAtgatgacagcagcagctctgctggtggcAGCCAGCCTGTGGTCACCACTGCCCGCACCAGGCCTGGCCGCACCAAGAAGCCTGTCCAGTACCTGGAGGAGTCCGACGAGGATGACCTCTTCTGA
- the GJD3 gene encoding gap junction delta-3 protein has product MGEWGFLSSLLDAVQEHSPMVGRFWLVVMLLFRILVLATVGSDVFEDEQEEFVCNTQQPGCKPVCYDAAFPISHYRFLVFHIVILSAPAALFVIFAVHQAAKPGRGGAPGQRARRLQPFYVGSVVARIAAELGFLLGQALLYGFRVQPLFVCRRRPCPHRVDCFVSRPTEKTIFIHFYFVVGLVSALLSLAELAHLLRKAPPARPGCCHRPQERAPAPGQPSGAVEESLCHAGASPPRGDLTV; this is encoded by the coding sequence ATGGGCGAGTGGGGCTTCCTCAGCTCGTTGCTGGACGCCGTGCAGGAGCACTCGCCCATGGTGGGCAGGTTCTGGCTGGTGGTGATGCTGCTCTTCCGCATCCTGGTCCTGGCCACGGTGGGCAGCGACGTCTTCGAGGACGAGCAGGAGGAGTTCGTCTGCAACacgcagcagccaggctgcaaaccTGTCTGCTACGATGCCGCCTTCCCCATCTCCCACTACCGCTTCCTCGTCTTCCACATCGTCATCCTCTCGGCTCCTGCCGCCCTCTTCGTCATCTTCGCCGTGCACCAGGCGGCCAAACCGGGCCGCGGGGGTGCCCCGGGCCAGCGTGCCCGCCGCCTGCAGCCCTTCTACGTGGGCAGTGTGGTGGCTCGCATCGCGGCCGAGCTGGGCTTCCTGCTGGGCCAGGCGCTGCTCTATGGCTTCAGAGTGCAGCCTCTCTTCGTCTGCCGCCGCCGGCCCTGTCCGCACCGCGTCGACTGCTTCGTGTCCCGCCCCACCGAGAAAACCATCTTCATCCACTTCTACTTCGTGGTGGGGCTGGTGTCGGCGCTGCTCAGCCTGGCGGAACTCGCTCACCTGCTGCGCAAGGCccccccggcccggcccggctgCTGCCACCGGCCGCAGGAGCGGGCACCGGCCCCCGGGCAGCCGTCGGGGGCCGTGGAGGAGTCCCTGTGCCACGCCGGTGCCTCCCCGCCGCGGGGGGACCTCACCGTGTAG